In Helianthus annuus cultivar XRQ/B chromosome 9, HanXRQr2.0-SUNRISE, whole genome shotgun sequence, the following are encoded in one genomic region:
- the LOC110943067 gene encoding probable 2-oxoglutarate-dependent dioxygenase AOP1 yields the protein MGSEAAFQLPVVDFSELNTQYPDNIIWESAKTKALEALQEYGCFEATFDEISPTLQNTVFDELGHLFDLPLETKQKNTSDREFHGYIGQIPFMPLYESMGIDAPYVPEKVDKFTNLMWPQGNPKFSNSIQTYSKKLWELDGMVKKMVFEGLNLRKYLEEHLEATNYHLKVMKYRVAEASESTMGLDSHADTSILTILHQNGVQGLDIRTKDGDWITVTVSPNSFVVMVGESFNVLSNGRLHAPFHRVVMNANKTRLSVGLFSMPKIGTIVKPPKEMVDEEHPLLFKPFDYGEFMDYFCMAGVKKDTYGLKTYCGLSL from the exons ATGGGTTCAGAAGCAGCATTTCAGCTTCCAGTAGTTGATTTCTCAGAACTAAACACACAATATCCAGATAATATTATCTGGGAATCTGCAAAAACCAAAGCCTTAGAAGCACTTCAAGAATACGGTTGCTTTGAAGCGACTTTTGATGAAATCTCACCCACCCTTCAAAACACTGTATTTGATGAGCTTGGTCATCTTTTTGATCTCCCATTAGAGACCAAGCAAAAGAACACTTCTGATCGTGAGTTTCATGGGTATATTGGTCAAATCCCGTTCATGCCACTCTATGAAAGCATGGGAATTGATGCACCTTACGTCCCAGAAAAAGTTGATAAGTTCACCAACCTCATGTGGCCTCAAGGAAACCCTAAGTTTTC AAATAGCATCCAAACATACTCGAAGAAGTTGTGGGAATTGGATGGAATGGTGAAGAAGATGGTGTTTGAAGGGTTGAATTTGAGGAAATATCTGGAAGAACACCTGGAAGCAACGAATTATCACCTGAAAGTTATGAAATATCGAGTTGCAGAAGCAAGTGAGTCGACTATGGGATTAGATTCTCATGCTGATACAAGCATACTCACCATTTTACACCAAAATGGAGTTCAAGGCTTAGACATTCGAACTAAAGATGGAGACTGGATTACGGTAACTGTTTCACCAAATTCTTTTGTGGTCATGGTCGGTGAAAGCTTCAAT GTTTTGTCAAATGGGAGATTGCATGCACCATTTCATAGGGTGGTGATGAATGCGAACAAGACTAGGCTTTCGGTTGGTTTATTTTCAATGCCGAAAATCGGGACGATTGTGAAACCACCAAAAGAGATGGTGGATGAAGAACATCCGTTGCTATTTAAGCCTTTTGATTATGGGGAGTTCATGGACTACTTCTGTATGGCTGGTGTCAAGAAGGACACTTATGGCCTCAAGACTTATTGTGGTTTATCACTCTGA
- the LOC110940487 gene encoding aromatic aminotransferase ISS1, which yields MGSYGKLARRAVDTVPPVMVQIQELLRGVKGAVSLAQGVVYWQPPRPALEKVQKLVWEPSVSRYGADEGLPELREALTKKLREENNICKSSVMVTAGANQAFVNIVLTLCDAGDSVVMFAPYYFNAYMSFQMTGVTNILVGPGDPDTLHPDTDWLEKTLRETKPTPKLVTVVNPGNPSGTYIPEPLLKKISDICKKAGCWLVVDNTYEYFMYDGLKHSCIEGNHIVNLFSFSKAYGMMGWRVGYIAFPTEVEGFAAQLLKVQDNIPICASIISQKLALHSMEVGSKWVTDQVKDLVKNRQLLVDALSPLGEGAVKGGEGAIYLWAKLPERFTDDFEVVRWLANKHGVVIIPGSSSGCPGHVRISFGGLVESECRVASERLKKGLEELVKDGMV from the exons ATGGGTTCGTATGGAAAGTTAGCAAGAAGGGCTGTGGATACCGTACCACCGGTCATGGTTCAG ATACAAGAATTGCTTCGAGGTGTCAAGGGTGCTGTGTCTCTAGCTCAG GGTGTTGTGTACTGGCAACCACCCCGGCCCGCTTTAGAGAAGGTGCAAAAACTTGTATGGGAGCCTTCAGTTAGTCGTTACGGTGCAGATGAAGGTCTTCCTGAGCTTAGGGAGGCATTGACTAAAAAG TTGCGTGAAGAAAATAATATATGCAAATCTTCAGTGATGGTTACTGCTGGCGCGAATCAG GCGTTTGTGAATATTGTTCTCACTCTGTGTGATGCTGGGGATTCGGTTGTAATGTTCGCACCGTACTACTTCAATGCGTACATGTCGTTCCAGATGACAGGTGTCACTAACATTCTTGTGGGTCCCGGTGATCCAGATACGCTTCATCCGGATACAG ATTGGCTAGAAAAAACTTTGCGGGAAACCAAGCCAACACCAAAACTTGTTACGGTCGTTAATCCTGGAAACCCGTCTGGAACTTACATCCCGGAACCCCTTCTGAAG AAAATATCAGATATCTGCAAAAAAGCTGGATGCTGGCTTGTTGTAGATAACACATATGA gTATTTTATGTATGACGGTTTGAAGCATTCTTGTATTGAGGGAAATCACATTGTCAACCTTTTCTCCTTCTCTAAAGCTTATGGAATGATGGGTTGGCGAGTTGGATAT ATAGCATTTCCTACAGAAGTTGAGGGTTTTGCTGCACAATTACTTAAAGTCCAAGACAACATACCGATATGTGCGTCAATAATCTCACAAAAACTAGCCCTTCACTCGATGGAAGTGGGGTCAAAATGGGTCACGGATCAGGTCAAAGATCTGGTCAAGAACCGCCAACTTCTCGTTGATGCATTATCACCGTTAGGTGAGGGTGCGGTCAAGGGCGGAGAAGGGGCCATTTACTTGTGGGCCAAGTTACCCGAGAGGTTTACTGACGACTTTGAAGTGGTTCGTTGGCTCGCTAACAAGCATGGCGTGGTTATAATCCCGGGAAGCTCTTCTGGCTGCCCGGGTCATGTTAGGATCTCGTTTGGTGGTCTGGTGGAGAGTGAATGTCGGGTTGCGTCTGAGAGGTTGAAGAAAGGGTTGGAAGAGTTGGTCAAAGACGGGATGGTTTGA